A stretch of DNA from Longimicrobium sp.:
CCCCATCGCCTCCCCGTCAACCGCTGTCACTCCCTGCGGGTGGGCGTTCGGCGGATGCGTCCGCCGGAGTGGCCCCCTCCCCCGCGCGGCCCCCGGCTGCTCGTTCCTCGCAGCCAGGGGGCGCGCTCCCCTCCCCCGCTGCGCGGTAGAGGGGAACACCTGGCTCTTCGAGTCGAGAAGGCGAACAGCGGTCCGCGGTTGGAGCCTCGCGGGGTTTGCGAGGCTTCCTGCCGTTGTTGCTGCGGCTTGAGCCGCCCGGCAACCCCGGCGACGCCCACATCTCGCACAAAACTCTTACAAACGGGCGTTGATCCGCCCGCCCTTCCGCCGGTATCCTTCCCGTGGGCCTCTCCGACGCCCTCCGTCCTTTTCGCCGACCTCCCGACCGAATGCGCCGCGCCGCCGCCAGCTTCCGCGCCCTCCTCCTGCACCGCCCCAACCGGCCGCTCGTGCTGCTGCTGGTGAGCCTGGGGCTGGCCGGCGCGGCCACCTTCGACGCCATGCGCGCGGTGCGCTCGAACCGGGCGATGGCGCGCGAGCTCCTCTCGGACTACGGGCAGTTCGCGGCGTGGAGCTACAGCCAGGCGCTCACGGCGGGGCTCGACAGCCTGGCGTGGCTCACGCTGGGGCCGGTGATGCACGAGCACCTGCACAACACCCCCGGCATTCCCCACCCGTCGGAGCTGGTGCACTCCCGGCGCTACGACGCGCGCTCCGGGACGCACGCGCCGTGGGCGTACCCGCCGTCGTTCTTCTTCGGCTACCGGGTGGGCTCCGACTCGCTGGAGACCGCGCGGAACGCCCTGGGCGACCCGCACCTGGGGTGGCGGGTGGACTCGCTCTCGGCGGTGCCGGCGGCGGACCGGGCGCTCGCCCGCGACACGGTGCTGGCCCACCTGCGCACTCGCTGGAGGCCCGGCTGGCGCTACGCGGTGTTCACGGCGGGCGGGGAGGAGGACCGCCGGCTGGTGGCGTACACGCTGATGCCCACCACCTGGGGCGACACCATCCTGTACGGGATGGTGATGGAGCGCGCGGACCTGCTGCGGGCGATGCGCGACGTCTTCGCGCGCCAGGCGCTGCTGCCGGCGGCGATCACGCGGGGGGTGCCGAAGGACTCGATGCTCTCGCTGGCGGTGGACGACGGGCGCGCGCCGGTGCGGGTCTCGGCCGGCGCGGCCGACTGGACTCTTCCCGCCGAGGAAGTGCTGCCGGCGTCGCTCGGGTCCCTGAGGGTGCGCGCGGCGGTGCGGCCGGAGCTGGCGCCGCTGCTGGCGGTGGGCGGGCTGCCGCGCTCGCGGGTGCCGCTGCTGCTGGGGGTGCTGGCGGTGGCGGCGGTGCTGTCGGTGGTGGCGGCGGGGCAGATCCGGCGCGAGGGCGAGCTGGCGCGGCTCAGGGCGGACTTCGTGGCGAGCGTCTCGCACGAGCTGCGGACTCCACTGGCGCAGGTGCGGCTCTTCGTGGAGACGCTGCTGCTGGGGCGCGCGGCCAGCGAGGAGCGGCGGCGCTGGGCGCTGGAGAACGTGGACCGCGAGACGATGCGGCTGGCCAACCTGGTGGAGAACGTCCTCCTCTTCTCGCGCTCGGGCCGCGCGGCCACGGCGCTGGCGCTCTCGCCGGCGGACCTGGGCGAGGAGGTGGCGCGGGCGGTGCGCGCCTTCGAGCCGCTGGCGGCGGTGCGGCGGGCGTCGCTAAAGCTGGAGATGGAGCCGGGCGTGGCGGCGAAGGTGCACGCGGAGAGCTTCCGGCAGGTGCTGGTGAACCTGCTGGACAACGCGGTGAAGTACGGCCCGCCGGGGCA
This window harbors:
- a CDS encoding HAMP domain-containing sensor histidine kinase: MRRAAASFRALLLHRPNRPLVLLLVSLGLAGAATFDAMRAVRSNRAMARELLSDYGQFAAWSYSQALTAGLDSLAWLTLGPVMHEHLHNTPGIPHPSELVHSRRYDARSGTHAPWAYPPSFFFGYRVGSDSLETARNALGDPHLGWRVDSLSAVPAADRALARDTVLAHLRTRWRPGWRYAVFTAGGEEDRRLVAYTLMPTTWGDTILYGMVMERADLLRAMRDVFARQALLPAAITRGVPKDSMLSLAVDDGRAPVRVSAGAADWTLPAEEVLPASLGSLRVRAAVRPELAPLLAVGGLPRSRVPLLLGVLAVAAVLSVVAAGQIRREGELARLRADFVASVSHELRTPLAQVRLFVETLLLGRAASEERRRWALENVDRETMRLANLVENVLLFSRSGRAATALALSPADLGEEVARAVRAFEPLAAVRRASLKLEMEPGVAAKVHAESFRQVLVNLLDNAVKYGPPGQTVTVSLAAEGGSARLAVTDQGPGVPAAEREAVWRPFFRGGATAVRAVGGSGIGLSVVRDLVARHGGEAWVEDAPGGGARFVVRLPREGVAGSAAPDEAPVAALAAKG